A genomic window from Acidobacteriota bacterium includes:
- a CDS encoding transposase: MVERLATEHGAAAYAKRKTTVETVFGNIKANLGFRRFSNRGLDATSSEWRLVCTVHNLLKIHRQRLAAI; the protein is encoded by the coding sequence AATGGTTGAACGGCTCGCCACCGAACACGGAGCCGCCGCCTATGCCAAACGCAAAACCACCGTCGAGACGGTCTTCGGGAACATCAAAGCCAACCTCGGGTTTCGGCGATTCTCGAACAGAGGACTCGATGCAACGTCAAGTGAGTGGCGACTCGTGTGCACCGTCCACAACCTGCTCAAAATCCACCGCCAGAGACTCGCAGCCATCTAA